A stretch of DNA from Posidoniimonas polymericola:
ATGTCGCTGAAGTTGGGCACACCGCGGGCAGTTGGAGGTGCCGACGACGTGCCTAACGTCTTGCCGCTCAGCCGCCGGCGAAGCCGGTCGGCTGCAGCGGTTTGTTGGACTGCCTGCTCAGATTATCCATGGCGAAGGACTCCCCTCGAAGGTGATCTGCATCGACTCGTACTGATCCGAGCTGTCTTCGAGGTGCATGGAGATGCCGTTATCGAACTCCAGGACGATGAGCCGGTCGCCCTTGATGTCGCAGCGACGCACTGCCGTGTTCATGATCTCGTAGAACCCCGCGTCTGGCCACCGCCCGTCCTCCCAGTGGGCCACGATTTCGCCGTTGCGGAAGAGGTTCACCGGAGACTGGACGGCGAAGTTCACGGAACCGAACGTGAACTGGAGATCGAACTGACCGACGCGCACCTGCGTCGTGAATTCACCGACAACCGGTGAGAGATCAAGATCGCGGGGTATTCGGTACATTCCTGTCAGTCCAACGGCCGGGATCACCGAGCCGCCGGAGACACATTCTCCATTGGCAAACCGCGCGATCGGCGGCTTCGTGTGCATCCCATTGTTCTGTCGCGTCTTTTGGTCACCAAGCGATGATGTGCCCGGATCGATGATCGTAAATCTCGGCCTGCCAGTAGTGCGGGTCATTTACATCTCGCCGATCCATTCCGTCAGGAGTTTTGGCCGTGACGGGTCTCGCTAGGCGAACAAACACACTGTTTTCGTCTGGCCATCCTTTTGATGTTTCAAGGATAGCGTTTCCGTTCTTGATTTCGGAGTCGATTATATCATTCAGCGCGGCACAAAGTAGGCAGCGGTGGTATGCGATCAGGAGCGCGCGGGCGGCACGATCACAACGTGGCGGGTTACCCGGCAAGCCCATCGACGAATGTTCGAGTTTCGTCAAGTGCCTGCCAAGTGCATATTGATCGGCGTCCGCCAGCAGTATTTCGGCGATAGTGGGAATGTACGAATCGTACTCGTCGCGCGCTTCGGGATTAGCACGTACACCAATTGGGTCCCAACTGCGTAGTAGGGTATCGCGAATGGTTTGGTCAAGTTGGTAGCGTGTGTCGGCCATTGTGATGACGGGCCATGCAGCGACAGAACGTAAAAGGCTCAGTTGCCGGCCGCCCGCGGGAGCAGGCGTTCAACCGACAACACTATTGTCCATCGCGGGCGTCGCCGGTCCACTGCAGCCGGTGGTTAGTGGGCTTCTTTCGGTGCTGCTTTGGTCGACAAACAATGCGAGCCCGGCGTCGAATATAGGTCAGGGCGGCTGCGCCATTCATGTCTAATCCCCCGCATGAGTAAAGCGCAGTCTAGCTCGACGGAACCACTCGGAAATCTGTCTGAGTCGTCAAAGAAACAGGACCGAGCCGTCTCAATCGTGAGCGGCGACACGCTCCAGTCGAGAGAATGAAGTTCCATCCCGTGATAATGATTCTCGGTGTCAGTAGCAGAATAACCCGTCGCACCCAGCGAGAAGAAATTGGCAGACTCATCAAGTGATGAAAATATGCTTTCTGTGGAGAATTGGGCCGCTTTGCGACCCGAGAAGGCTATCTCCTCGCGACCATCTTCCCTGATAATCCTAACGAAAACGTCTGTGTCTGAATCCTTTGTCTCAAACTTGCTTCTCTGAAATATCCCCGGGAACAATCGGCCACCAAGTGTTTTATTAAACCATGAGTTGGTGTCTCGTCGAGGAATGTAAACACCCTCTCGATGCGCACCGTCTTGGGTCCATTGAACCGCAATTCGGTGCGCCGCATTCTCCGAACCCAGGCCGAAAAACTGCGGGACGTAATGAGGTCGGAGTTGCTTGAATCGGATCATGCAAACGCCGCCCACCCCATACCCGTCATGTAGCTTCGGTTGGAATGGTTGCGGCAACACTCGACTTAATACCGTCGGATCAATGCGGTAGTTCAGCAGAACACGTCGGTCGATGATGCCGTGAATAGTGTCGAGGATCATGCAACTAAGCCATGCCCACTAACTTGTTATTAGACAGAAACTTCTTCAGTATGCCCGGCATATTGAAGGTGACCTTCAGTAAGCAGACTGCCATTCTAGCGGGCTACCGCGTGCCTTCTCAAGCTACGTGCTTCTCGACAGCATTGGCACTCTCCTACGGCAATCGGGCAGGCATCTAGCGCGCTGAGGTTGTCACAACCTCGATCAGTATCGCGACTCCCAAAACTACACCGGATTCATCGTCCCGCGCGCTACTCAAACTCCCCTCGGCGCCTCACACCAGCACAGCCGCGAAATACTGCTCCGGGTGCCGGGGGCGCTCCCGATAGGGAAGCCCCCGACCTTCAGCCGAATGGGGATGGGTACCTCTCGGGGGCTTCCGCTGTCGCGGAGCGCCCCCGGCACCCGCTTTCTTGGACGCTACACCTCTTCTTCCACCACCGGGTTCGTCAGCACCCCGATCCCCTCAATCTCCACCGACACCGTGTCGCCCGGCTGCAGCCAGACCGGCGGCTGGCGGGCGAAGCCGACGCCGTGGGGCGTGCCGGTGAAGATCACCGTGCCGGCCCGCAGGGTGGTGCTGCCGCTCAGGAAGGCGATCAGCTTGGGCACGCTGAAGATCATGTCGGCGGTGGTCCAGTCCTGCATCACCTGGTCGTTTAGTGTGGTCTTGATCGCCAGGTTGTTGGGGTCGGTCAGCTCGTCGGGCGTCACCAGGCAGGGGCCCATCGGGGCGAAGGTGTCGAAGGTCTTGCCGCGGCAGAACTGCCCGCCGCCCCACATCGACTGCCAGTCGCGGGCGCTGATGTCGTTGCCGCAGGTGTAGCCCGCCACGTAGCCGAGGGCGTCCTCTTCGGTAGCGTTCTTGCAGTCGCGGCCGATCACCACCACGAGCTCGCACTCGTAGTCGACGCGGTCGCTCCGCAGGGTGCGGGGCAGCACGACCGGGTCGCCGGGGTTCTGCACGGCCGAGGTGGTCTTCATGAACAGCACCGGGTGCTCGGGGCACGGCTTGCCCCCCTCCTCGGCGTGCTTGGCGTAGTTGAGGCCGATGCAGAGGATGTCCACCGGCTCGATCGGCGCCAGCAGCTTCGCGACGTTGGCCGGCTTGCCGGTGTCGACCGGCGAGTGCAGCGGGTCGCCGTCGACGAGCGTGGTGCTCCCGTCCGCGTGGAGGCAGCCGTACGAAATGTGGCCCACCGGGTCTTCGAAACGAGTGATCTTCATGCACGCAACCTTCTGCTAGAATACGCCTTCTGCGTCGCCCAAATGCTGTTGTTCGAGAGCTTACCGCTCGCCCGCCCTCACGTACACTGCCCGCCAACGGTGCCCGCCCGAGCTATGTCCCTCAAATCGCCCGCGACCTGCCTGGAACTGCTGCAGGCAATGGTCGGCATCGAGTCCGTGACGCCCCGCACCTCGGGCCGGCCCGACGCCGAGCAGGAAATCGGCGCCTACCTGGCCGGCGTCGCGAGCGGCTGGGGCCTGGCCGTGACCGAGCTGCACGTCGAGGGCGGCGCGCCCAACGTGCTGATCACTGCCCCGACAAAGCCCGATGCGCCGTGGTGGATGTTTGACAGCCACCTCGACACGGTCGGCATCCAGGGGATGACGGTCGACCCGTTGGCCGCCGAGGTCAAGGACGGCCGCCTGTACGGCCGCGGCGCGTGCGACACCAAGGGCACCGGCGCCGCGATGCTGTGGGCCCTCCGCCAAACGGTCGCCGACGGAACCGCGCCGGCCAACATCGCGATGCTGCTGACCGTCGGCGAGGAGGCACGCCAGGTCGGCGCCCGCTCGTTCTTGGAGCGTGACCTTAATCAACTCGGCTGGTCCCCCGCGGCGGTAGTGGTCGGCGAGCCGACCATGATGAATGTCGTCCGGGCGGCCAATGGTTATGTCCGTATTCGGCTGGTGACCCTCGGCCGCGCGGCTCACTCGAGTTCTCCCGAAAAAGGTCTCAACGCGATCAGCACGATGGCCCGCGCCGTGACCGCGATCGAGCAGGACTACATCGCCCGGCTCGACGCGACGCACCCGCTCACGGGCCGCTCGACCTGCAGCATCAACGTGATCCGCGGCGGCTCGGAGCACAACGTGGTGCCGCCCCGCTGCGAGGTGACGATCGACCACCGCCTGACCCCCGGCCAGGACGGCGACGCCGCAGTGGCCGGCATCCGCGCCGCCCTCGACCGACTGGCTGCCGAGGACGACCGACTCGAGTACGCCTTCGATGACGTCGAGACCGCCCCGCCGCACGGCCCCGAGCTCAACGGCCCGCTCAGCGAGCACGTCGCTGGGCTGCTCGGCCAGGTCGGCATCGAATCTTCCATCCACGGCGCGCCCTACACCACCAACGCCAACCACTACGCCGGCGCCGGCCTCAAGTGCGTGGTCCTCGGCCCCGGCGACATCGCCCAGGCCCACACCCGCGACGAGTGGATCGCCCTCGACCAACTCGACCTCGGCGTCCGCGGCTACCGCAAGCTCATGGAGAGCCTGCCGGAGTAGCCGGCGTTGGCTGTTGGCTCTCGGCTGTTGTCTGTCCGTTGGGTAGCCCGTCAGAGCAATGCCGCGAAGTGGCGCGCGCAAGTCCCTCTCCCCCAAGGGGGGAGAGGCTAGGTGAGGGGGCCCCAGAAAACAGCGGAGCGCAGCTCCTCCATCTCCCCAGAGTTTTGTCCCCCACTCCTCCCCCGGACAAAACCACCCACGCCTTCGTCGAACTCGTAAGCCATTACACAGAAAGCACATACGAATCGCTCTCGCATCCCACCGCCCGCAACGTTGAGTCCAAAACATCCAGCGAAGGGGACAAAACCCCGCGCAAGGTTTCTCCCTCACCAACGCCTTTGGGCCCCGCCAAACTAGCAGCCAACCCCCATTGGACCCCGCGGGCTGGCTCTTTGCTACGAGAAAACCTCGCGATCGAGCCCCTGACGAGCCCGATCAGCCCATCCCGCCAGGGGTGGGACCGACCCACCAATCCCTGCCCCATCCGAATGCCATAGCTCCCCCCTAGCAAAATTGGTATCCCACGCCTGGAAAACCGTCACCAGCGAGCACAGGCAACCGATGCAAAGGCGTTCCCACCACGGTTCGATTCAGCGACTAACGTTGGCGGCCGTGCTGCTCACGGCCAACGCCGCCCGCGGCCAGGAGGCGGCCGTGACGCCGCTTCCCGACCTGTCGTCGCCGCCGATGGTCGACCCCCAGGTCCAGCCAGCAGGCTACGGCTCTTCCGGCGGGGGCTCGCCTGCCTGCACTGCCTGCTACGACCCGTGGTCGGCCGGCGTGGAGTTCGGCATCACGCGGTTCGTGCACACCAACGGCAACTTCGCCCTGATCGACGACGAGGTCGGCGCCTCGTTCCGGCCGTACCTTGGCTACGAGACCCCCGAGGGGGTCGGCGTCCGCGGGTCGGTGTTCATCGCCGCCGCCGAGAGCGTCGCAATCGACGCCGACGACAGCAGCCTGTTCGAAGCCAATCCGGTCGCCCTCAGCATCGATATCGAGCTCTACCGCCGGCTCCGCTTCGACAGCTTCGAGCTGCTGCTCGGCGCCGGCGCGCAGGGCGCCGGCTACGGCTTCGAGTTCCCCGACGGCGGCGACACGACCTGGGCCGGCGGCGGTGGGTCGCTGATGGCCGAGGGCCGCCAACTTATCCACGTCAGCCCGTGCAGCGAGTGGAGCGTGATCGGCGGCGGCCAAGTCGGCTACCTGCTGGGCGAAAAGTCGTACTCCTCCCCGCCCGGCTACGACGACGTCGGCCTGACGATGACCACCGGCAGGGCGTACCTTGGCTTCGAGTACCGCCGGCATTTGTCCCGCGGCGACCTCCTCTTCCAGCTCAAGGGCGAAACCCAGGTCTGGCGAGCCGACGGCATGCCCGGCATGGGCCTCGACACCACTGGGTTCCAGTTCGGGGCTGCCTGGTAGGCCCCGCCAGTTCCAAGAGTCAGCTATCAGGCGCGGGGGCTGGGTAGCTCCCCATTTGCGACGCTCGCGGCGCATCGATCGGGTCTATTGTCCGCAGACAACGGCCTGCGTCCTAGCGACGCATCGGCGAAAACCTGAAATCCCTCTAGTTCAAGTGCTTGATCTCGGCATTCAAGTGCTTTAGCATGGGCGAAGTGAGGTTCCGGCGTGCGGCTTCGCAAAACGCCCGTCGACTTCTCATTGAGTTCTCTTCTGACACTTGCTCACAAGCGCCGTTGAATCTTCTCTTTCTCCTCTCTTGCATGGCATCGGGTGACTCATGAAAGCAGTGCTCCGCTTCAATTCCTTGTTCTGCCTCGTGGCGGCGACCGCGTGCGGCGTCTCGCAGGCCGAAATGCTGGTGAATGATTTCGGGGACGGGGTCCAGAGTTGGCGATTCGACTTTGGCAGCCCGCTCACGCCGATTCTGTCGCAGGACCCGTCGCAAGGCTCGCCCAATAACGCGCCCGGCGCGCTACGGATGGAGATGAACTTCGCGTCGAGTCAGGGGGGCAGTAATAGCTTTGCGTTTACTGGCGACCTCTTTTTCCCGGCGACCGACTTGTCGGGCTTCGATTCGGTCGAGTTCGACCTGATGGTCGCGCCCGGAGCGGCGTTGGACGCCTTCGGCAACCACGGCTACTTCCAATTCGTCTCACGCGAGACCGACGGCTACAGCTACAACTCGGTGCTCGGGGAGAACCTCCCACCAGTCACCGGGCAGTGGCAGCCCTACTCGGTCCCGGCGGATTCCATGACGGCAACGCGGGCATTTACCGTCCAGTTGTACGGCGGTCCGTCCCAGGATATCGATGGACCGATCACACTCTTTATCGACAACATCCGCCTGACCAACGCGGTCCCGGAACCAACCTCGCTCGCGTTGGTAGGTCTGATGAGCGCCGCGGCGTTCGCCAGCCGCCGCCGCTGAGCAGCGCAGGGATCGATAGCAAAACGCCTTCATTAGCGACACCTGATCGGTCCACCTCCAGATCGGCCCGCAGAGGAATCGCGTATGCCGCCACTTCCGGAACGCCGCGTTTCACGCACGCTCGCCATCGCGTTCGCCTTGGGCATGACGCTCTCGACCAGCGTTAGCGCCGGCGATCCGGACGTCTACCAGCCCAACACCGACCCGGCAGTCGGGTTCAACTTGATCTCTTGGGCCAATTTCGGCGGGTCGGGCGCCAACCGGTGGCGTGAAGCCGTCCGCGGCCTTCACGAGGCCGGGTTCAGTGAAGTCTCGATCAGCCCGGTCCGATTCGTTAACCCAGCCACCGGAGTGATTGCGAGTTCGTCTTCGAAGGGTCCGGAACTGAGCCACATCGCCGCCGGCGTGGCCGAGGCGAAGAGCCTCGGGATGCGGGTGACGGTCAACCCTTTCGTGGAGCCGGAGAACTTTGCCTTCTGGCGGGGCCAGTACGACCCGAACCCGGGCTCCCAGAGCTGGAGCACGTTCTGGCAAGACTACGAAGACTACTTGGTTGAGGTCGCCGTCGTGGCGCAAGCCAATGGGGCCGATGCGTTGAACGTCGGCACCGAGCTCCGCGCGATCACCCGCAACAGCGGCAACAACGGGAAGTGGGCGTCTGTCATCGCGGCGGTCGACGACGCCTTCACCGGTGAGCTCGGCTACGCCGCCAACTGGGACAACTATCGAAATGGCAACCTGACCGACGCGGTTTGGAAGAATCCGGCAATCGACTACTTGGGCATCGACGCCTACTTCCGCGACACGACCTCCAACGCCGAGTCCGACGCGTCGGGCGCCGACCCCAACGAGGCGTTCATCACGCAAGTGGAGCAGGGGTGGAACGATCGGCTCGACAACGAGATCCTGCCCTTCGCCGCCTCCCTCCGTGCCGGCGGCGGACTCCCAGTGGTGCTCACCGAGGTCGGCTACCTGCCCTATAACCGCACGACCGTGACCCCCCAAAACAACTCGGGCGCCGTCGATACCGACGAGCAAGTCATGGCCTTCAAAGGGCTCACCCGAGCCCTCAACGGCCGCAAGGCTGAGCTGGGCGCGATTCACGTCTGGCAGTGGGGCATGGCGGGCTCCAACGGCAGCCAGTGGAACATTGCTGCGGGCGCCCCGTCCGACCAGCCAAACAACATCCCCTTGGGGAAGTGGCTGTCGGGCTTTGTCTCGGCGCCCGCTTTGGCCGGCGACTTCAACGGCGACAGCGTCGTCGACGCGGCCGACTACGCCACTTGGCGTGACGGCACGCGTCCCGTTAGCGACTACCAAGTCTGGGCCGAGCGTTACGGGGACGCGTTGGTTCTCCCTGGCCAAGTGGTCTCAATCCCTGAACCGCTGGGGGTGAGCCTCGCACTTTCGGCTAGCTTGGCTGCGATTTGGCGGGGCTTCTACTAGTGATGCCAACGCCCCCAGACCGACCAACGGGAGGCCGTCCTAGCCGGTAGGCTCTGTCGCCCGGAAACCGGCGGCGCCGATGGCGAGTAGGTGCAGCAAGATGCCCGGGAAGATAAACGGCACATAGCCAACGAGGGTCGCCAACAGCCACAGGCCGCCGGCGAACCTCCGGCCCTCGTAGAACTGCCCTAAGCCCGGCAGGAGGACACTAAGCGCCATCGGCAGTCCCGGCTGGAAGCGGTAGATTTGCTGATTCGACGGCTGATTGGCTCGATCAGGATCGGATGCGGGGCGGGATGCGGTTTCCATGGGACTCCGGGGCTGGCTGCGTCTTCGCTGGCTGGTTTACAAGGCCGATAACGCCTATCTATGCCGCAAGACTGGCGCCAAGCGTCGGCGGATTTCTCGAAAAAACGCCTAACCGGCAACTGCTCATCGCGCTCTGTGGACGCTATCTCGCCGCCGACGTCGCGGCTCGCTTGAGCGGAAGCTGGACCTCGTGAAACTGGTTCTTGCGTCCGACCATCGGGCTGTTGTAGCCCATCACGCGCAGTGGTCCGCTCACTTCGTATTTCGATTGGTCAGCGACCCACCGTTCAAGACGGGCGTTGGCGTCCTCGATGACTTGGGATCCGACGCCACCTCGGACGCCGAGGGCCACGACTTCCGTGGGCTCCCGATCGACCACCGTTACCGCACCCCGTTCGCCTGGTTTTCCAATCTCGGGGCTGGCGTAGAAGAAGGCCATCGACTGCTGCTGAGGTCTTCCCGCTGCTGACGCCTCGTACTCCATTTGGACCGGCGCCGTCATCGCGATCCCGTTGGTCGAGATATGCCCGAACAGGGTCATGAACTGCTTGGCCATCGCCATACGCTGCTTGGGGTAGCGTTTTACTTCAATCATGCCGACCGGCGTGTACGTGGGAAATCCCTCGGGGAGCTTGGCCTCGCCTAGCGGCACGAAGGCGAGCATTTCCGCCACCCGCTGCAGCCGCTGCTTTAGCTCAGGAACCGTCAGCTCCTGGTCGGTCGCGGCGCCGCCCGCCGAGAGTTCGTCGGCGATCGGGCTGCTGGATGGGACCAACGCTTTGAGCTGGTCGACTGCCGATAGCAGGGCAGCGCCGTCCTCCTCCGCCAACGCCGCCTCAACCAGTTGGCGAGCTGTCGCGGCTTCGCCGTCGGGCTCTGGGTAGCCCGACTCATCCTTCGCGTTCAGCAGCGAGGCCCATGAAAAAGTGAATGCTAGCAGGAGTAGGAGTTTGCGCATGCTTGCCGTCCGGTAGTTAGGTAACCTTCGAACTTTAGCCGGCCGCAAGAGATTGCCCAGGGTGGGCCCGCCACGGCTGAGCGGCCCGTGGCCAGGGGACGCTGCTCTCTGCTGCAAGCAATCGGCCGGCGGCGGGGCGCCTTCAGGGCTTCGTTGCTTGTCCTGGGTTCCGGATCCGGCCCAGCAGCCCCGCGGCGACGCAGGCGATCAGCGCCGCTGCCGCCCCTGGCTCGGGCGTGGCGTCGATGGCGCCGGCGGCGGTCCCGAGACCGAAGTTGGTCCGCCAGACGAGGTAGTCATCGGCGTCGACCACCCCATCGCCGTTCCCGTCGGCCGGCAGGTAGGCGCCGGTCAGATTCTCTGCGTCCCGCCACAGGGTGTAGTCGGCCGCGTCGACGACGCCGTCGAAGTTGTAGTCGCCCGGCAGCACGTCGGCGACGGCGAGCGCCAGGTACTGGTCGGCGGACACATCGTACGCGTACTGGACCGTGCCGTCGGGCCACACGACCAGCAGGGTGTCGATTGTGTCGGCCGCGCCGAGGCCGAAGTGCACCGGCAGGTCGCTCTGGTTGAACGTGCCGGCGTTGGTGTTGGCCTCGCGGCGGAGCGTGCGCTCGTCGGCCGTTCCCTCGTTGATGGTGGCGTACAGCACGGCGCCGATGGCGGTGGTGTTCTCGGTGCGGCCGTCGAGCTCGACGTACAGCCAGTGGTTGCCGTTCTCGGCGGCGTCGCTGAGGAACACGCGTTCGTTGTAGCTGGACCCGGTGGGGGCGATCAGGTCCTGGTCACCGTCGCGGTCGAGGTCGCCCCACACGCTGTCGTAGCCGCCGACGTTCTGCTCGTCGAGGCCCTCGGCGACGGTCACGTCGGTGAACTGCCAGTCGCCGTCGTTGCGGTAGAGCTTGCGGGCCTGGTCCTTTGAGCCGACAAGGTGGTCGTGGAAGAAGAGGTCGAGGTCGCCGTCGTTGTCGTAGTCGACCGCCTTGCCGCCGCCCAGGTCGCTCGAGACGTCCGACAGCAGCGCGTGGCCGGTGATTGCATCGACGTCGGTGAACTGGTTGCCGCCGTCGTTGCGGAAGATCTTGGTCGGCCGGGCGTCGGCGCCCACGACAAACAGGTCGAGGTCGCCGTCGTCGTCCATGTCGACGAACTCGGCGCCGTAGCTGTTCTGGAAGTTCTGCGTGCCGTTCGAGTCGGCGATGTCGACGAAGCTCAGCACGCCGGTCTGGGCGAGCTGGTTCTCGTAGAAGTTGTTGCGGATGTTGTTGTTGCTGCGGCAGGTCGAGATGTAGATGTCGAGGTCGCCGTCGCCGTCGGTGTCGCCGATGGCCATGCCGTAGCCCTTCGTGCCGAAGTCTTCCTGGACCCCGACCAGGGCGCCGACCGGATCGAACGTGCCGTCGGCGGCCTGCAGGTAGATCTCGTGCTTCTCGGGGCCCTCCATGCCGATGATCAGGTCGAGGACGTGGTCGCCGTCGATATCGTTCCAGGCGACATTCTGGTGGAAACCGGGGTCGTTGAGCCCCACCGCCACGCTCGAGTTCGAGAAGCTGAATCCGGCGTTGTTGTGCAGCGAGTCGCCCGAGGCGCCGATGTTCGACTGGCCGACAAAGATGTCAACAAGACCGTCGCCGTCGTAGTCGCCCCACGCGGCGCTCCAAGAGGGGCCCAGCCCGCCGGGCACAACCAACGAAGTAAGGTCGGTGAAGGAGAGGTGGCCGTTCTCGACCAGGTTGTTCCGGTAGAACCGCTGCGCGCTGCCGCCCCCTTGGAAGAAGAGGTCGAGGTCGCCGTCGTTGTCGTAGTCGCCGAGCGACGCGCTGCGGCCGTCGACGTTGGCGGAGAGGACCGCCGTGCCGGAGTTGCTGAACGTCTGGGCGGCGGCCTGGCGGCTGGGGGCGCCGGACGCCAGCAGCGCGGCGATCAGGGCAACGAGCGTGGGGCGACGCAGAGCGAGACTCATAGGACCGCCTTGGCGAGAATCGGTTCGCTGGGGGGGGAGGACGCCCTACCAGCGTAGCCGGCCCCCAACCACGGTGCAAACAAGCCGCGACCGCTGGAACGCCGCCGGGCGACAGAACCGAAGGCCTCAACATGGGGGGCTCTACGGCCCCTTCGCCCAAAAGAACCCGGCCACGACGCCGGCGCCGAGCAGCAGCAGGTGGATAAAGTTGATCTGGTGCAGGTGGGCGAGGAAGAACGGCAGGCTCGGATCGGCCATGAACGGCAGCGCGTACCACTCGGCCAGCACCGAAGCAACCAGGCCGGCGACCAATGCGATGACGCCGGTCGCCAGGTTACGGTCGCGGACTGCCAGCTGCACGCCCCACCCTGCCCCGGCGCCCATCAGCATGCCGGCGTGCAGTCCGGCGCGGGCGAGCAGGATGAACACGACCGCCCCGGCGACAGCGCCGCCGATCGCGCCGGCGGCTGCTTTGACGTAGTCCATTGAACCTCTCGGTGGATGAGCTCGAATTGGGGACTGGCTCTCGTCCGCCGTGCGGAACGTTGCCTGGGATCGATTCTGGGGCGGTCGAGTGCCTGTCCCCATTTTGAGCGGGCCATCCAAGGGAGACGCGATCGGATGGTCCGTCGAAAAACGGGGACAGGCACGCCGCATCAACGCGTGCTTCAGGCTACGGGAGCAACTGGCGGCGAGCCAGTCCCCGATTTTCGACTCGTGGGCTCAGATCTCACCGCTATCGTCTCCGTCCGTTAGTGTGCTGGTTCTTGGGGTGGCGGTGCGGCGCCCGCTCGGCCTGGCCGGTCATCTCGTACAGGAAGCGGCTCGGCAGGGTGTCGCGGGCCTTGCCCCACTTGCGACGGGTGAGGGCGAGCGACAGCGTGAGCCGATCCTGCGCGCGGGTCACGCCGACATACGCGAGTCGGCGTTCCTCGTCGATCGATTCGTTCTCGGCCTCGATCGAGCGGCGGTGCGGCAGGATGCCCTCCTCCATGCCGACCAGGTAGACGTGGGGGAACTCGAGCCCCTTGGCGGCGTGCAGGGTCAAGAGCGCGACCGAGTTCTGGTCGAGCTGCGACTC
This window harbors:
- a CDS encoding DUF2071 domain-containing protein, with product MILDTIHGIIDRRVLLNYRIDPTVLSRVLPQPFQPKLHDGYGVGGVCMIRFKQLRPHYVPQFFGLGSENAAHRIAVQWTQDGAHREGVYIPRRDTNSWFNKTLGGRLFPGIFQRSKFETKDSDTDVFVRIIREDGREEIAFSGRKAAQFSTESIFSSLDESANFFSLGATGYSATDTENHYHGMELHSLDWSVSPLTIETARSCFFDDSDRFPSGSVELDCALLMRGIRHEWRSRPDLYSTPGSHCLSTKAAPKEAH
- a CDS encoding fumarylacetoacetate hydrolase family protein → MKITRFEDPVGHISYGCLHADGSTTLVDGDPLHSPVDTGKPANVAKLLAPIEPVDILCIGLNYAKHAEEGGKPCPEHPVLFMKTTSAVQNPGDPVVLPRTLRSDRVDYECELVVVIGRDCKNATEEDALGYVAGYTCGNDISARDWQSMWGGGQFCRGKTFDTFAPMGPCLVTPDELTDPNNLAIKTTLNDQVMQDWTTADMIFSVPKLIAFLSGSTTLRAGTVIFTGTPHGVGFARQPPVWLQPGDTVSVEIEGIGVLTNPVVEEEV
- a CDS encoding M20 family metallopeptidase → MSLKSPATCLELLQAMVGIESVTPRTSGRPDAEQEIGAYLAGVASGWGLAVTELHVEGGAPNVLITAPTKPDAPWWMFDSHLDTVGIQGMTVDPLAAEVKDGRLYGRGACDTKGTGAAMLWALRQTVADGTAPANIAMLLTVGEEARQVGARSFLERDLNQLGWSPAAVVVGEPTMMNVVRAANGYVRIRLVTLGRAAHSSSPEKGLNAISTMARAVTAIEQDYIARLDATHPLTGRSTCSINVIRGGSEHNVVPPRCEVTIDHRLTPGQDGDAAVAGIRAALDRLAAEDDRLEYAFDDVETAPPHGPELNGPLSEHVAGLLGQVGIESSIHGAPYTTNANHYAGAGLKCVVLGPGDIAQAHTRDEWIALDQLDLGVRGYRKLMESLPE
- a CDS encoding PEP-CTERM sorting domain-containing protein — encoded protein: MKAVLRFNSLFCLVAATACGVSQAEMLVNDFGDGVQSWRFDFGSPLTPILSQDPSQGSPNNAPGALRMEMNFASSQGGSNSFAFTGDLFFPATDLSGFDSVEFDLMVAPGAALDAFGNHGYFQFVSRETDGYSYNSVLGENLPPVTGQWQPYSVPADSMTATRAFTVQLYGGPSQDIDGPITLFIDNIRLTNAVPEPTSLALVGLMSAAAFASRRR
- a CDS encoding glycoside hydrolase family 113, translated to MPPLPERRVSRTLAIAFALGMTLSTSVSAGDPDVYQPNTDPAVGFNLISWANFGGSGANRWREAVRGLHEAGFSEVSISPVRFVNPATGVIASSSSKGPELSHIAAGVAEAKSLGMRVTVNPFVEPENFAFWRGQYDPNPGSQSWSTFWQDYEDYLVEVAVVAQANGADALNVGTELRAITRNSGNNGKWASVIAAVDDAFTGELGYAANWDNYRNGNLTDAVWKNPAIDYLGIDAYFRDTTSNAESDASGADPNEAFITQVEQGWNDRLDNEILPFAASLRAGGGLPVVLTEVGYLPYNRTTVTPQNNSGAVDTDEQVMAFKGLTRALNGRKAELGAIHVWQWGMAGSNGSQWNIAAGAPSDQPNNIPLGKWLSGFVSAPALAGDFNGDSVVDAADYATWRDGTRPVSDYQVWAERYGDALVLPGQVVSIPEPLGVSLALSASLAAIWRGFY
- a CDS encoding heme-binding protein; amino-acid sequence: MRKLLLLLAFTFSWASLLNAKDESGYPEPDGEAATARQLVEAALAEEDGAALLSAVDQLKALVPSSSPIADELSAGGAATDQELTVPELKQRLQRVAEMLAFVPLGEAKLPEGFPTYTPVGMIEVKRYPKQRMAMAKQFMTLFGHISTNGIAMTAPVQMEYEASAAGRPQQQSMAFFYASPEIGKPGERGAVTVVDREPTEVVALGVRGGVGSQVIEDANARLERWVADQSKYEVSGPLRVMGYNSPMVGRKNQFHEVQLPLKRAATSAAR
- a CDS encoding FG-GAP-like repeat-containing protein, whose product is MSLALRRPTLVALIAALLASGAPSRQAAAQTFSNSGTAVLSANVDGRSASLGDYDNDGDLDLFFQGGGSAQRFYRNNLVENGHLSFTDLTSLVVPGGLGPSWSAAWGDYDGDGLVDIFVGQSNIGASGDSLHNNAGFSFSNSSVAVGLNDPGFHQNVAWNDIDGDHVLDLIIGMEGPEKHEIYLQAADGTFDPVGALVGVQEDFGTKGYGMAIGDTDGDGDLDIYISTCRSNNNIRNNFYENQLAQTGVLSFVDIADSNGTQNFQNSYGAEFVDMDDDGDLDLFVVGADARPTKIFRNDGGNQFTDVDAITGHALLSDVSSDLGGGKAVDYDNDGDLDLFFHDHLVGSKDQARKLYRNDGDWQFTDVTVAEGLDEQNVGGYDSVWGDLDRDGDQDLIAPTGSSYNERVFLSDAAENGNHWLYVELDGRTENTTAIGAVLYATINEGTADERTLRREANTNAGTFNQSDLPVHFGLGAADTIDTLLVVWPDGTVQYAYDVSADQYLALAVADVLPGDYNFDGVVDAADYTLWRDAENLTGAYLPADGNGDGVVDADDYLVWRTNFGLGTAAGAIDATPEPGAAAALIACVAAGLLGRIRNPGQATKP